One genomic region from Arthrobacter sp. D5-1 encodes:
- a CDS encoding aldehyde dehydrogenase family protein, whose translation MTAEALARMTDITPHLVEQRSFVDGAWLQLDENGRYLTNPNTGEPRQPMRKTGKAEVERALAAAAALHESGKLEDIKLRDRLELLTKVAASLDAQSEEIALQDSINTGVPIRTTRLIAGALGDRVRGTIAEAEQLGESETLNGGDRSVVILRKPLGPALIVGPWNAPTFTVVGKVAAAMAAGCPVILKPSENAPGGCQLFAESIAAAMTELNYPSAAFQLVHGNSETGSLLTSDPRIEALSFTGGDSAGRTVAKAAASNLAVMQMELGSNNPVIILDDADVSSAAQSIVQGMTRLNGQWCEAPGKVLVDGSIHDRFVEAMKSELNKLRVGNALDETTQVGPLAFERQRDGLKAAVNRLLELGGTLVTGGDLPDLNGWFLAPGMIVGCPAGAATEELFGPLVTVHPVHSVEEALGHANGPATGLDAYVFGGDETRAIDVASRIRAGEVRINGTFMSDLAGNSRQSFWGTSGIGGHGPQYGVRFFTGDRVVGVDRTDLPL comes from the coding sequence ATGACTGCTGAAGCACTAGCACGAATGACCGATATCACCCCCCACCTTGTCGAGCAACGCTCCTTTGTCGATGGCGCATGGCTGCAACTCGACGAAAACGGCCGCTACCTTACCAACCCAAATACGGGCGAACCCCGGCAGCCGATGCGAAAGACCGGAAAGGCTGAAGTCGAGCGCGCACTCGCCGCAGCGGCGGCTCTGCACGAGTCCGGGAAACTTGAAGACATCAAACTCCGGGACCGCCTTGAACTCCTGACCAAGGTAGCCGCATCTCTCGATGCCCAGAGCGAAGAAATCGCGCTGCAGGACAGCATCAACACGGGAGTCCCTATCCGGACCACCCGCCTGATTGCCGGTGCCCTCGGGGACAGAGTCCGGGGAACTATCGCTGAAGCGGAGCAGCTTGGCGAGTCGGAGACCCTGAACGGCGGTGACCGGTCTGTGGTCATCCTGCGCAAGCCCCTCGGCCCGGCCCTCATCGTTGGCCCCTGGAATGCCCCAACCTTTACCGTGGTAGGCAAGGTGGCGGCAGCAATGGCGGCTGGCTGCCCGGTCATCCTCAAACCCTCCGAGAACGCCCCCGGAGGTTGCCAACTCTTCGCCGAATCGATCGCCGCTGCCATGACCGAACTCAATTACCCGAGCGCCGCGTTTCAACTGGTTCACGGAAATTCGGAGACAGGATCACTGCTGACTTCGGATCCCCGCATCGAGGCTCTTTCATTCACCGGGGGCGATTCGGCAGGCCGCACGGTCGCGAAGGCTGCGGCGTCCAATCTCGCTGTCATGCAGATGGAGCTCGGATCCAACAATCCCGTGATCATTCTGGATGATGCCGATGTCAGCTCAGCGGCACAGTCCATTGTGCAGGGCATGACCCGTCTCAATGGCCAGTGGTGCGAGGCACCCGGCAAGGTACTGGTTGACGGGTCGATTCACGACCGCTTCGTTGAAGCTATGAAGTCCGAACTCAATAAGCTTCGGGTCGGAAATGCCTTGGACGAGACAACGCAAGTGGGTCCCCTGGCGTTTGAGCGGCAGCGTGATGGTTTGAAAGCCGCAGTGAATCGACTCCTCGAACTGGGGGGAACGCTGGTCACTGGCGGCGACCTACCAGATCTTAACGGCTGGTTCCTGGCACCGGGGATGATCGTCGGATGTCCCGCCGGCGCCGCCACGGAAGAACTCTTCGGGCCACTGGTCACGGTACATCCCGTGCATTCCGTTGAAGAGGCGCTTGGCCATGCAAACGGACCGGCAACCGGTCTTGATGCCTACGTATTCGGCGGTGACGAAACACGGGCCATCGACGTGGCATCCCGTATTCGTGCCGGGGAGGTCCGCATCAACGGCACGTTCATGAGCGACCTGGCCGGCAATTCGCGCCAGAGTTTCTGGGGTACCAGCGGTATTGGAGGCCACGGTCCCCAGTACGGCGTTCGCTTCTTTACCGGCGACCGCGTGGTTGGCGTGGACAGGACGGATTTGCCGCTCTAG